The following are encoded in a window of Candidatus Eisenbacteria bacterium genomic DNA:
- a CDS encoding pyridoxal phosphate-dependent aminotransferase: MRIGTFASRVGLSETGAVDEKVRQLTRQGRRVFNFGVGQPDFPTPGEVCEAGIAAIREGKTRYTSPMGTIELREAVAAKLRDENHLSYDPAREILISSGAKHSIHNLLAAALSPGDEVIVPVPTWVSYPSMIHLLGAEPRFVATGLEDGFRLTGEMLRSAVGPRTVGLLLNSPCNPTGAVYTEEDLRAVASAALEAGLWIITDEIYERILFDGRRHVSLATVEPALRARIAIVNGVSKAFSMTGWRIGYAAGPADWITAASAIQSHQCGNPCSISQEASRYALQAAGRHAEAMRAVFERRRDLVMRILRGTAGLDLFEPEGAFYLFPRVSSFLGARKGGGGLNSDAELVSWLLDETGVATVPGGAFHAPEYLRISFAASEETLETGLGLLRGALEKLGPVRGS, from the coding sequence GTGAGGATCGGGACTTTCGCATCGAGGGTGGGGCTCTCGGAGACGGGGGCTGTGGACGAGAAAGTGCGCCAGTTGACGAGGCAAGGGCGCCGGGTTTTCAACTTCGGGGTCGGTCAGCCCGACTTCCCCACGCCGGGAGAGGTCTGCGAGGCGGGGATCGCCGCCATCCGGGAGGGGAAGACGCGCTACACCTCGCCGATGGGCACGATCGAGCTGCGGGAGGCGGTCGCCGCCAAGCTGCGGGACGAGAACCATCTCTCCTACGACCCGGCGCGGGAGATCCTGATCTCGAGCGGGGCGAAGCACTCGATCCACAACCTCCTGGCCGCGGCGCTGAGCCCGGGCGATGAGGTCATCGTTCCGGTGCCCACATGGGTGAGCTACCCCTCGATGATACATCTCCTCGGGGCCGAGCCGCGCTTCGTAGCGACTGGGCTCGAGGACGGGTTCCGCCTGACAGGAGAGATGCTCCGCTCCGCCGTCGGGCCCCGGACGGTGGGGCTGCTGCTCAACAGCCCGTGCAATCCGACGGGAGCAGTCTATACAGAGGAGGATCTGCGCGCGGTCGCCTCCGCCGCCCTCGAGGCGGGGCTCTGGATCATCACGGACGAGATCTACGAGCGGATTCTCTTCGATGGGCGCCGCCACGTCAGCCTGGCGACGGTCGAGCCCGCCCTGCGAGCGAGGATCGCCATCGTCAACGGCGTCTCGAAGGCCTTCTCCATGACGGGCTGGAGGATCGGCTACGCGGCGGGACCGGCAGACTGGATCACGGCCGCCTCCGCGATCCAGAGCCATCAGTGCGGGAACCCATGCTCGATCTCGCAAGAGGCGAGCCGCTACGCGCTTCAGGCGGCCGGCCGGCACGCGGAAGCGATGCGCGCCGTCTTCGAGCGGCGTCGCGATCTGGTCATGCGGATCCTCCGCGGCACGGCCGGCCTCGATCTCTTCGAGCCCGAGGGAGCCTTCTACCTGTTTCCGCGCGTCTCCTCCTTCCTCGGCGCGCGAAAGGGAGGCGGGGGACTCAACTCCGATGCCGAGTTGGTCTCATGGTTGCTTGACGAGACAGGCGTCGCGACCGTGCCCGGCGGGGCGTTCCATGCGCCGGAGTACCTGAGGATCTCCTTCGCTGCCTCGGAGGAGACGCTGGAGACGGGTCTCGGGCTGCTTCGCGGCGCGCTGGAGAAGCTCGGTCCAGTCCGCGGCTCCTGA
- the coaD gene encoding pantetheine-phosphate adenylyltransferase: MGGQVKQRTAIFPGTFDPVTLGHIDILMRTLHIFDRVLIAVAASDRQRKQPVFTLEERIEMVTCSIPRSLRRRIEIEPFEGLLVEFARARGVRSLIRGLRFFSDFEYEFQMATMNQKLWPEIDTLFVMPTEEFSYINSTLVKEIARHGGDLSKLVAPSVARMLSARMRQGDGAKPRGSGRRSR; this comes from the coding sequence ATGGGAGGGCAAGTGAAGCAGCGCACAGCGATCTTTCCGGGGACCTTCGATCCGGTGACTCTCGGTCACATCGATATTCTCATGCGGACCCTGCACATCTTCGATCGTGTCCTCATCGCCGTGGCCGCTTCGGACAGGCAGCGGAAGCAGCCGGTCTTCACGCTGGAGGAGCGGATCGAGATGGTCACCTGCTCTATTCCGAGGTCGTTGAGACGGCGGATCGAGATCGAGCCTTTCGAAGGGCTCCTCGTGGAATTCGCCCGCGCTCGGGGCGTGCGAAGCCTCATCCGGGGTCTGCGCTTCTTCTCCGACTTCGAATACGAGTTCCAGATGGCGACCATGAACCAGAAGCTTTGGCCCGAGATCGACACGCTCTTCGTCATGCCGACGGAGGAGTTTTCCTATATCAACTCGACGCTGGTGAAGGAGATTGCCAGGCACGGCGGGGACCTCTCGAAGCTGGTCGCGCCGTCCGTGGCCAGGATGCTCAGCGCCCGTATGCGCCAAGGAGATGGAGCGAAGCCCCGCGGTAGCGGGAGGAGGAGTCGGTGA
- the rsmD gene encoding 16S rRNA (guanine(966)-N(2))-methyltransferase RsmD, protein MMRVIAGELKGRTLRTPPGKTLRPTQGHVRQVLFDILAEAIEGAAVLDLFAGVGAVGIEALSRGAAEACFIERDPGALRLLRGNIEDLGLSARSRVLAASVGSGVKVLEEEGRSFRYAFADPPYAEADRDWIARAFRSGPGALLAADGVLVVETSKHAVQPAETVGRLHRYRTHAVGETNLVFFAWEGK, encoded by the coding sequence ATGATGCGGGTCATTGCCGGAGAGCTGAAGGGGCGCACGCTCAGGACGCCGCCGGGCAAGACCCTCAGGCCGACGCAAGGGCACGTGCGCCAAGTCCTCTTCGACATCTTGGCGGAGGCGATCGAGGGAGCGGCGGTCCTCGATCTCTTCGCCGGAGTCGGGGCCGTCGGAATCGAGGCGCTCAGCCGCGGGGCGGCCGAGGCATGCTTCATCGAGCGCGATCCGGGCGCCCTTCGCCTCCTCAGGGGCAACATCGAGGATCTCGGCCTGTCGGCGAGGAGCCGGGTCCTCGCGGCCTCGGTCGGGTCGGGGGTCAAGGTTCTCGAGGAAGAGGGCAGATCGTTCCGCTACGCGTTCGCCGATCCGCCGTACGCGGAGGCGGACCGCGACTGGATCGCGCGGGCGTTCCGCTCGGGTCCCGGCGCGCTGCTTGCCGCCGATGGAGTGCTCGTTGTGGAAACGTCGAAGCATGCTGTTCAACCGGCCGAGACCGTCGGCCGGCTCCACCGTTACAGGACGCACGCGGTCGGCGAGACCAACCTGGTCTTCTTCGCATGGGAGGGCAAGTGA
- a CDS encoding shikimate kinase: MIPAPNLALIGFMAAGKTTVGQALSSRTGLPFHDVDLLVERSEGLPISDIFAARGEPYFREVEGRIFRDLCAGEGLIIACGGGTLIDPRNRAALEDRCVAVWLKTSLPEIMRRIGAPGAPARPLGEGAAARLVLPSLLSSREDLYRGAELVVDTDGKGIDAICDELSSAIALLRGSRA, from the coding sequence CCGCCCCGAATCTGGCTCTGATCGGATTCATGGCGGCCGGCAAGACGACCGTCGGGCAGGCGTTGAGCAGCAGAACTGGGCTTCCCTTCCATGATGTCGACCTCCTCGTGGAGCGCTCGGAGGGGCTCCCGATCAGCGATATCTTCGCGGCCCGGGGCGAACCCTACTTCCGAGAGGTGGAGGGGAGGATCTTCCGCGATCTCTGCGCCGGCGAGGGGTTGATCATCGCTTGCGGGGGGGGGACCCTCATCGATCCTCGCAACAGAGCCGCCCTCGAGGATCGCTGCGTCGCCGTCTGGCTGAAGACGTCCCTCCCGGAGATCATGAGGCGCATCGGAGCCCCGGGGGCGCCGGCGCGGCCCCTGGGGGAGGGCGCCGCGGCGAGGCTCGTACTGCCTTCCCTCCTGTCTTCGCGTGAGGATCTCTATAGGGGAGCCGAGCTGGTCGTCGACACGGACGGCAAGGGAATCGACGCGATCTGCGATGAGCTTTCATCGGCCATCGCATTGCTCCGGGGCAGCAGGGCATGA